The following coding sequences are from one Danaus plexippus chromosome 13 unlocalized genomic scaffold, MEX_DaPlex mxdp_15, whole genome shotgun sequence window:
- the LOC116769917 gene encoding uncharacterized protein F21D5.5: MIRQCFLRCLLDSHSPIKLPHNVDVIVGRSKITKIKDQSCSRQQITLKADCEECSVELKSIGINPSGLDGFALERNSLYKLQHGSRVEILLNNYIHVIEFEPPPDNHSEQKQNKRKLEEDIVDSAPRKKSKTEAELIKVSTKEAGKDMWEEIDKGEVYMFTAKGVKSSSRIAAFDMDGTLIKTKSGKVHPVDVNDWQIAMPQVPQKLSDKFEEGYKIVILSNQSPIGSGRVRIDDFKKKIEGLVQKLNVPVQVYLATGKGIYRKPMTGMWKILSEKYNDDILIDMDNSFYCGDAAGRAANWAPGRKKDHSMADILLAENLGLKFYTPEQFFLGHSIANVPMSKPEFIPKEVTAEPFNEDLISDEKELLVLVGYPGSGKSFIAKLIEQKSGSRYVTVCRDVLGTWQKCASEASKLLKQGKSVIVDSTNPDTESRSRWTSIAKNLNVQCRCARMMTTKAHSLHNNKFREIMKFKHVPVNEIVFHSYKNKFVPPSLTEGFKEIIEVKFNPTFKDDEAEKTYRMYLLEK; this comes from the exons ATGATACGACAATGCTTCCTACGATGTTTACTAGATTCGCATTCTCCTATTAAATTACCACATAATGTAGATGTTATAGTTGGACGCagtaaaattactaaaataaaggACCAGTCCTGTTCTCGTCAACAGA TTACTTTAAAAGCCGATTGCGAAGAATGCTCTGTCGAATTAAAATCGATTGGTATTAATCCATCAGGTTTGGATGGTTTTGCTCTAGAGAGAAATAGCTTGTATAAATTACAACATGGGAGCAGAGTtgagatattattaaacaattatattcatGTAATTGAGTTTGAACCACCACCTGATAATCACAGTGAacaaaaacagaataaaagGAAACTGGAAGAAGACATTGTGGATTCAGCTCCACGTAAGAAATCAAAAACTGAAGCTGAGTTAATCAAAGTGAGTACTAAAGAGGCTGGTAAAGATATGTGGGAAGAAATTGATAAAGGTGAAGTGTATATGTTTACCGCTAAGGGAGTAAAATCTAGCAGTAGAATAGCAGCTTTTGACATGGATGGAACATTGATAAAGACCAAGTCTGGGAAGGTTCATCCTGTTGATGTCAATGATTGGCAAATTGCCATGCCGCAAGTCCCACAGAAGCTGTCGGACAAATTTGAAGAAGGTTATAAGATTGTGATTCTTAGTAACCAATCACCAATTGGAAGTGGCAGAGTTAGAATTGacgattttaagaaaaaaattgaggGTCTAGTGCAGAAATTAAATGTCCCAGTACAAGTCTACTTAGCTACAGGTAAAGGAATTTACAGAAAACCTATGACAGGCATGTGGAAAATTTTATCTGAAAAG TATAATGATGATATACTGATTGATATGGATAACAGTTTTTACTGTGGAGATGCGGCAGGCAGAGCAGCTAATTGGGCTCCAGGAAGGAAGAAAGATCACTCAATGGCTGATATACTTCTAGCCGAGAACCTTggactaaaattttatacaccaGAACAGTTTTTCTTAGGACACTCAATTGCAAATGTTCCGATGAGCAAACCGGAATTCATACCAAAAGAAGTAACAGCAGAGCCTTTTAATGAGGATTTAATTAGTGATGAAAAGGAG CTTCTTGTTCTGGTAGGCTATCCTGGTAGTGGTAAATCATTCATAGCAAAATTAATTGAACAGAAATCAGGAAGCAGATATGTTACAGTGTGTAGAGATGTTCTTGGTACTTGGCAAAAATGTGCCTCGGAAGCATCTAAGTTACTGAag CAAGGCAAGAGTGTGATTGTAGATAGCACAAACCCAGATACAGAGTCCCGGTCTCGTTGGACCTCCATagccaaaaatttaaatgtacaatGCCGTTGTGCAAGGATGATGACCACCAAAGCACATTCATTACACAATAATAAGTTTAGAGAGATTATGAAGTTTAAACATGTGCCTGTCAATGAAATAGTATTCCATAGTTACAA GAATAAATTTGTTCCACCGTCACTAACGGAGggatttaaagaaataatagaagtCAAATTTAACCCTACTTTCAAAGACGACGAAGCCGAAAAAACATATAGAATgtatttattggaaaaataa